The Hyphomicrobiales bacterium sequence TCCCTGAAAGGCCGCCGCGATATGAATGTTGCGTTATCATGACCTTTCAACGCCGATGCTCGCCAAGACCGCTTTCTTCACGATACGTTTTCCTTTGCTCATGGGTTCCACCTCGGTTGCGGACGTTTGTCCCCATTCGAACGGACTGAGTTTGTCGTTCGCGACGATCGACGCGAACGACTGAGACCCAGAGCCTTCAAAGTCTGCGAAACAAAAACTGGCAATTTACCGAACGATGATTTGTTCAATATTGCTCATGGCGCAATTTTCGTTGCACAAAACTCACGATGATAAAATGTTCGCTGAGAAGGATGACCCTCTCTCGCCATTTAAGCTACGCTTATGATGGGGTGAAAACTGTGCAGAATTGCTCACATCGAAAGGGATGAGGATCGCATCCATATGCGCGTCGGCGAAATGAGCGAATTTAAGTATCGATATTCTAAGTACTTATATTCGTCTGGTCGTGCAGAACGACATTCAACAATGAACTGTGGACTTCGATGCGGCCATTGTAGTGAATGAAGCCCAATTTTCGAAATTTGTTCATGAAAAAACTCACGCGCGACCGTGTCGTTCCGATCATCTCGGCAAGCGTCTCCTGGCTGATTTTCGCGAGTATCGGCTCCGGTCTTCCTTCCTTGCCGAAGTTCGCCAGCAGCAGAAGGATCCGTGCCAGGCGCTTCTCGCTCGAATTGAACAGCTGATCGACGAGGTCCGCTTCGACGCGGATGGTCCGCTCCAGAAGATGGGCGATGAACATCTCCGAGAACGCCGGTTGCTGGTGGATCACGCGGACGATGGCCGCTTTTTCCAGTCGCACGATGACGGATTCCGTCATGGTCGCGGCCGTCGCTATCCGCTGCGGCCGCCCGGCAAGACATCCTTCGCCGAAGAATTCGTCCGTTCCAGGAGACGCGATGACGGCTTCCTTGCCTTGCTCCGAAACGACGCTGATCTTCACCTTGCCGCTCTCGATGTAGAAGACCGCGTCCGCGGGGTCTCCCTGGGAGAAGACGGTCTGGTCCTTGCGGTACCTGCCAATGCTCCGGCCCTCGCCGACATGGGCGAGAAAAGATTTCGGATCGAATGACGCCTGGGGCTTGATCGCCCAGGGTTTGGTCGCCTGGGATTTGATCGCCATGACACGATCTCCTGTGCGTGTCTGTGAAGAACGGGCCTCATCTTAACATAGGATTTTCGCGGCGAAAAATGCGCCATGTGCATTTTTTGACCGATTGTGGCTCGGTTGCAGTCAGGCAGGTGGCTGGCGACGCGGTCGCGGGCGGTGCGGCGAAAGTGTTCAATTTTGCTCAGACGCTACTCGCCGCCCTGTCTAATCTGTGCAAATCCGGGCGTCGTCCCAATGCCCCCCCATTGTACCCTCACGCGTCCGGTACAGGACCCTGGCTGGAACACACCGGCCGGGGTCTTTCTCGTCGGCTGAAAAGACGCAGCTCATGTCTCGATTTGTCATTTGCAGGGAACCCGTCATGGATGCGGTGGACAGGTTTCCCGACCGGCAGCAAATCGAGAATCATGGTAAGCTGCTCTGGAAACTGAGCAAGGTCACCCAGCTATGAATCGTAATGGTCTCTACCTCGTCATCGGCGTGCTCGCCGTGGCCGCTTTGGTCTTGGGCTATCAGTTCTACCAGGAGCGGCAGAACGCCACCGGCGTCGAGATCAATATCGACAAGGGCGGTCTTTCCATCGAGACGAAGTAGCTCGGCAATTCCCGGATGGCGTCCTCGCTGGCGCGCCGTCCGGAATGTGCCGATCGAGGAATTAAAAGTCGGCGTGCAAACAGGCTCGATGTTCGGTCGGGTGAAGCAAGGGAGATAGCTCATGTCGCTCGGAACCATCCTCATTATCCTCCTCGTCATCTTCCTGCTAGGCGGCTTCAGTGGCCGCCTCGGCGGCTACGGCTACGGCTACGGTCACGGTGGCATCGGCGTCATCGGCGTCATCCTGATCATCCTCGTCGTACTGGTTCTCATGGGTCGGCTCTGATCTGACGGCGGGATGTCGGATGTGCTCCTGAACGGTGGCTGCGAGCAGGCCTTCACTTGACGACGCGTTCGACCAAGGCGCGTAGGCTCAGGCCCTGAACGATGACGGTGAAGAGAACGACCGCATATGTCGCGGCGAGGATGACGGATTTCTCGGCCATTTCCGGAATTGAAAGCGCGAGAGCGATGGAGATGCCACCGCGCAACCCGCCCCATGTCAGAACCGGTATCGTCCCCCGCACGAAGGAGTGGGTCGCGCTCAGAGTCAGCACCGGGACCGAGACGGCAAACAGGCGGGCGCAAAGGACGAGCGGCACGGCAAACGCCGCCTCAAGCGCAACGCGGCGACTCAGCCATCGACGAGCATCTTGCCGCCGCGGGTGACGGTCTTGCCGTCGATCGTGACGACCGGTTCGCGGATGACGCCTTCAAGCCGCAGCTTGGCGTGGCAGGTTCCCCCAAGCGTGATCGTGTCGCCCATTCCGATATGGGCTGAGCCGTAGAGCTTCTTGTCGGTGCGCATGATCCCCATCGGCGTCACCTTCGGATTGAGGCCGACGGCGATCTCGGCGGGGCAGTTGTAGCTGTTGACGTCGCCGTGGCGGGCAAGAATATCGCGCCAGATTCCGGCTTCCCGGCCGCCTTCGATCCTGGTGACCATCCCCTTTTCGACGGTGAGTCGGATCGGCTCCCTGATCGCGCCCACCGAGTGGGCCGTGAGATCGAAAACCACCGTGCCCTCGCCGGTGCCCTCGACGGGGCACACATGCGCCTCGCCGTCGGGAAAGGCGCAACCGCCGCCACCGCTCGGCCGCATCTTTAGGGGCATGCCGGCGACGGAGCGGCCGACGCGGCCTTCGATGCTGGCGGTGAGGCTGGTCCCGTTCGGGCAGGTCACCTCGATCCGCGAGCCGTCGGTGAGCATCTTGGCGATCTTCTGGCCGAGGACGTCGATGGCCCGATAGTCGGCGCCCGCCGGGCCGTCCGGCGCCAGCATTTCGGGCGTCAGTTCCTCCATCAGGATGAAGCGCTTGCCTTTCTGCAGCAATTGCTCGGTGATCGGGGCGTGGGCAAGCGCGGTGCTCGTCAGATAGATGCACAGATCGACCTCCGGGTCGACGGCGGCCTGGCATATCGGGCTGACCGGGTCGGTGGCGTGGGCCGCGCGCGGGGTCATGATCGCGATGACCGGCTCCATGCCCAACTGACCGGCCGCGATCGACAGCCCTTGCCACAGGGCCGGGTCCATTTTGGTATCGGTGATGATGAGAATCTTGTCGCCGGCCTTGGCATTGAGTTCCAGCGGCGTGCGAAGTACCTTAGCGATATCATTGATGTCAACAGACATATGGAATTTCCATACAGGGCCGACGAGGGAGCCGAATTGCCGCCGCGCGGCGCGACTATAGCAGGTCCGGCGGCGTTTCAATCTCCGTCGAGCCAGGCCCTGGCTTGCGGGATGGCGCCGGCCCTTTTCACGGCCGGCGGCGGTCCCCCATAGGCGCGGGCGAATACCGCCAGGCACCCGTCGATCTTTGCCGCCAGCGCTTGGCGCGACGGCGGATCGTCCGGCGAGCCTGGAATATGCCGGCGCGCGAAGCCGCCGCACAGCCGCCCCGACGAATCGAAAACGTCCAGGATCACCGCTCCGGCCTCGATGTCGCCGCCGCTCGGCTGGGACGGGTCCTCGACAATCTCGATGCGGTCCATCGCGGCCGCAAGATCGCCTTCGGCGACGACCTCGTCGGCGAAGTTGGCGAGGGTGGGCGGGCCCTTCATCAGCGCCGTCGCAAGCGCGTAAGGGCCTGAGAACTTGGCCTGCAGTCCGGTCGCCGGACGGTCGTAGCGGAGCGCCTCGAGCGAAGCTGCGGGCACCGTGACGCGCACGGCCGTATCCGGATCGGCAAGGACAGGCCCGAGCGCATCTCGCGCGGATAGCGCCACCCCGATGAGCCGGTGGGCGGCGTAGCAACACGGATAGAGCTTGACGGAGAGCCGGTCGGGGCGCGGCGCAAAGTCGGACTCGTCAAGGTCGGCCTTGCCGTCGCCCGCGCCGTAAAGCTCGGCGTAGCCGCCGGGGCCGAACACGTCGGACGCGCCCTCGATGCCGGCGGCGGCAAGCCGCGCCGCCCGATGCCCGGCAGCCGCGGCAAAGCCCGCCTGGCACGGCTTTGCCTCGGTGCCGAAGTTGATCTTCAGGCCGCCCGACATGGACGCAACGAGCGCAAAGGCGGCGCGCATCCGGCGTTCGTCGAGCCCGGCCAGCCGCCCTGCTGCCGCAGCCGCCGCAAAGGCGCCGATCGTGCCGGTGCCGTGCCAGCCCTTGTGGTAGTGACCGAGCCCGACGCGCCTGGCGACCGCCCGGGCGGCGATCAGCCCGGCGCCGAAGGCGGCAACGATGTCATCCGGGTCATGTCCGCCGTCCAGGCGCAGAACCACCGGCAGAATGACGGCGCTCGCATGGGCGGCGCTTTCCAGGAACACGTCGTCGAAATCGAGCGCATGGGCGGCAATGGCGTCGATCATGACGGCGGCTTCCGCGCTGTCGCAGGTTTCGCCGGACCAGGTCGGTACCCGCCCGCCGCCATGGGCGGCAAGCGCCATCCGGGTCACAGGCTCGGGAAAGCCGGCCGCTGCGGCAGCGAGCGTGTCGGCGATGGCGCGGCCGATCAACGCCCGGCTTTCCCCGTCGCCGCCATCGCAATTCGCGACCGCACGGGTAAGCTCATCGATGAATTTGCTCATACGGCGCGCGTCCATGTCGAAGTGGGCTTGCATCCGAGGTCATCGTTTCCCTCCTAGCGGAATATGGCCGGGGTCCGCTATAAGAAAGCTGCCCCGGACGATCGCGCGGTCGGGAAGGAACCCGAATTGGCAGGAACGCTTTTTGACAAGATCTATGACGCGCACGTGGTCGCGAGGCGCTCGGACGGCCGCGATCTGGTCTATATGGACCGCAACCTGGCGCACGATCTGCATGCGCCGATCGCGCTCGGCCGCCTGAGCGATGCCGGGCGCTCCGTCAGGCGGCCCGATCTGACCTTCGCGGTCCTGGATCACTCCCTGTCGGCCCGTCGCGGACCGGGCAAGGACGGCGATACGGTCTTCACCAAGGCAACGCGCGAGCGCGCGCAGGGCTTCGGGGTCCACGTTTTCGACCTCGGCGACCGCGAGCAGGGCATCTCTCATGTGGTGGCGCCCGAACGCGGCATCGCCCTGCCGGGCGCGACCTACGCCTGCCCGGACAGCCATGCGTGCACGGTGGGCGGCCTCGGCGCGCTCGCCTTTGCCTGCGGCACGACCGATCTGGAACATGTCTTCGCGACCCAGGTCCTGGCCCTGAAGCGGCCCAAGACCATGCGCATCAACCTCAGCGGCACGCTCTCTGAAGGCGTGTCGGCAAAGGATGTCGTGCTCAAGATGATTTCCGAGTTGGGCGTCGCGGTCGGGCGCGGCTACGCGATCGAATATGCGGGCGAAATCGTCCAGGCGCTGGCGATCGAGGGCCGGCTGACGGTCTGCAACATGGCGATCGAAATGGGCGCGCGCACGGGGCTCATCGCGCCGGACGAAACCACCTTCGAGTGGCTGTCGGGCCGGCCCTTTGCCCCGCGGGGGGCGGACTGGGACGCGGCCTACGCGGCCTGGCGGAGCCTGCGCAGCGACGAGGATGCGACCTACGACGCCGACCTGTCGGTCGATTGCGGCGGCCTCGAGCCGCAGGTGAGCTGGGGGACCGACCCCAGCCAGGTGATCCCGGTGAGCGGGCGGATACCGGACCCGGCGCAATGGGACCCCGCGCGCAGACCGGCCATGGAGCGCGCGCTCGACTATATGCAGCTTAAGCCCGGCGCGCCGATCGAGGGCGTGCCGGTTAACCGCGTCTATATCGGCTCGTGCACCAACAGCCGCCTGCCGGATCTCGTTGAAGCGGCGACGGTCTTGCGCGGCCGCAAGGTTGCCCAGGACATGAAGGCACTGGTCGTTCCCGGCTCCACCGCCGTCAAGCGCGAGGCGGAGGCCATGGGCCTCGACGAGGTCTTCAAATCGGCCGGCTTCTATTGGGGCGAGTCGGGCTGCTCGATGTGCGCCGGCGGCATGCTCGACTATGGAGACCCCGGCGACCGCTGCGCCTCGACCACCAACCGCAATTTCGAAGGCCGCCAGGGCAAGGGCGTGCGCACCCATCTCGTCAGCCCTGCCATGGCCGCCGCCGCCGCCGTCGCCGGCAAGATCGTCGATGTTCGCCGCTTCACGGAGGGCGGCTGATGAAACCGTTCAAATCCGTCAGCGGCGTTGCCGCGCCGCTGTTGGAAGACGATATCAACACCGACCAGATCGCTCCGGCCGCGGGCCGCAATTTGACGCCGGACTATGCGGCCATGCTGTTCGCCAGCCGCCGGGAAGGCGACACGAACGGCGAGGATGCCGCATTCGTCCTGAACCGTCCGCGATACCGCTCGGCCCAGCTGCTCGTGACCGGCAGCAATTTCGGCTGTGGCAGCTCGCGCGAGACCGCCGTCTGGAGCATGGCCGCTTTCGGCATCAGGTGCATCGTCGCCCGCAGCTTCGCCGATACCTATCGCGAGAATTGCCTCAAGAACGGCGTTCTGCCCGTCGTCCTCGCCAAGGAGGATACGGCGGATTTCGACGCCCTGGTCGTCGACAATGACGGCCGCGACGCGTTCATCGCCGACCTTAGGGCGCAGACGATCACGGCGCCCGGCGGCCGCGTCTTCGCCTTCGACATTCCCGCCGACGAGCGAACGCTGCTCCTGCAAGGCCTCGACGATATCGGCCTGACGGAACGGCATGAAAAGGACATCGCCGCCTGGGAAGCCCGAACGCGGCGCGACCAGCCCTGGCTGCAGAAACTGCGCCAGTCGGCTTCCGAAAAAATCGACTAGAAACTATCGACTGGATCATCGTTTGGAGAAACCATGAGCACCCGAAAGGCTTGGCGCGACATCATCAACCGGCCGGGACTGGCGCTGTTGCCGGGCGCCTATGACGCGTTGTCGGCGCGCCTTGTCGAAGCGCAGGGCTTCGAGGCGCTGGTCGCCGGCGGCTATGCCGCCCTCGGCAGCATGCTGGCCGCGCCCGACCACGGCCAAAGCAACATGCGCGACATGGCCGATCACTATGCGCGCATTTGCGGCGCCGTTTCGATCCCCGTCTTCGTCGACGCCGATACCGGCTTCGGCGGCGTGCACAACATCACCCAGGCCGTTCGTGCCCTCGAGGCGGCGGGCGCCGCCGCCATCTTCATCGGCGACCAGGTGTTTCCCAATCGCTGCGGCTATCTTCCCGGCAAGGAGATCGTCACCGCCGAGACCATGCTGGCCAGGCTCTATGCGGTGCTCGCCGCGCGCAGCGACCCGGATCTGTTCATCGGCGCGCGCACCGACGCCTTCGCCGTCGAAGGGTTCGACGCGGCGATCGAACGCTGCCAGATGTTCATGGAGGCGGGCGCCGATCTCGCCATCCCGCAGGGCGTCGACGAATTCGACGCCATCAAGCGGGTGCTCGCCGAGGTCCCCGGCCCGCATATAGCCAACCAGTCGCATGCCGCGGGCAAGCCGAAGGTGACGCTCGATCAGCTCGAGGAACTCGGCGTAACGGCGGTCACCTTCCCCTCGGCCCTGCTGTTTGCCGCAGCCGGCGGCGTGGTGCGGGCGCTCGAGGCCCTGAAGCGCGACCGGTCGTTCGACCGGGTGGCGGGCGAGCTGATGTCGCTCGAGGACTATTACGAGACGGTCGGGTTAGAGGCGATGCTGGAAAGGGAGCGCCGCTACGACGCCCAGGCGGCCGATCTCGTCAAGGGCAGCAAGGACGCGGCCGAATAGGCCCGCTCTAGCCGAGGAATTTGAACAGGCCGACCGCCGGCAGCAGCCACGATACGCCCATGAGCTTGCCATAGAAGGCGATGAGAAAGGCCAGCGTGATCGCGCCGTAGATCAGGGCCACGATGCCGCCGAGCCTGGCCCAGAGAAGAATGTAGGCGACCGTATAGATCGTGAGCGCCGCCGGCTGCCCGACGAGGAGGGAGACGGCCAAGACCGCCACCAGCATGGCAAAGAACAAAGCGACTTTCGGCAGCAGAACCGCCTCGCTCGAAGCCGAAAATGCGGCTCGCCATGCGCCCGCGTCACCCGCGGCCGTGGCCGCCTGCCGAAACTCGCCTATGACAAGGGTTGCCAGCATGGCAATGGTCGGAATGGAGATGGTGAGCGGAAATTGACGCGCCGATGGCCGCCATTCCAGCGCCGCGATGGCCGCCGCCACAAAGACGGCCAACAACATCAAGGCGAGCGGCAGCGAGAAGATCGGGTCACCGGCAAAGCCTTCTCCCTGCATCGGGGCGTCGCCGCCCTCGTTCCCACTCCGGTACTGGGCCCGGAGTTTCCACATGATCGTGAAGACGATCACGATGGCGAACACGATGACGAACGGGCGAGACATCCATCCGAATTCGCCGAAGGCACGGCTGGAAAGCCTGTAGCCGGACTCCATGATCGGCCCGAGAATGAATCCGAGCAGCAGCGGCGGGCGCGGCCAGCCGGCGGACTTCATCCAGATGCCGACGAATCCCGCCGCCAGCAGAATGATCCACGAGCCGATATGGGTGAGCTCGATCCAGGCGCCCATCAGCACCAGAACGATGACGATCGGCACGATGAAATGGCCGGGTACGAAGGCGAGGCGGGCAATCTGGCGGCTGGCCGCCATCAGCAGGACCGCGGCGACTATATTGGCGATGATGATGGTCCAGACCATCGAGTAGGTGATGGCGAGCTTTTCCACGAGCATCTGCTGGCCGGGGCGCAACCCCTGGATGAGCAACGCCCCAAGCAAGACCGCCGTCGACGCGCTACCCGGGATGCCGAAGGCGACCGTGGGGATGAGCGCGCCGCCGCGCACCGCGTTGTTCGCCGCTTCCGGCCCGATGACGCCGCGAATGTCGCCCTGCCCGAACTGCGACTTGTCCTTGCTGCTCTGAACGGTGTGCCCGTAAGCGACCCAGTCGACGATCGCGGCGCCGAGGCCGGGCAGCATGCCGATGTAAATGCCGATGGCGCTGCACCTGATGACCAGCCACCTATTTTGTATTGCGTCGCGGACACCCTGCATCATGCCGCCGCCGGACGACTGGTCGCGCGGGACATCCGAGATCGAGCGGCTGCGGATCGCCAGATCCATCACCTCGGGAATCGCGAAAATGCCGAGAACGACGGCGATCAGCGGCAGTCCCTCCAACAGAAAGACCTGATCGAACCAGTAGCGCGGGACCGGGCTGGCGGGCGCGTAGCCGATCATGGAAAGGAGCAGCCCGAAGCCCGCGGAGCACATCCCCTTGAGAATCGAGGCGCCGGACAGGGCGCCGACCATGGTCAGGCCGAGAAGGCCGAGCATGAAGAACTCCGGCGAGGCGAATTGCAGGATGACCGGCCGTATCACCGGCAGGGAGACGGCGAGAATGAGCCCGCCGATCACGCCACCGGCCATCGACACCGCAAACGCCGCGCCGAAGGCGCGCTCGGCTTGGCCCTTTCGGGCCAGCGGATAGCCATCGATGACGGTGGCCGCCGCGGCCGCCGTGCCGGGCACGCCGAGGAGAACGGCGGACAGCGTGTCGCCGGTCGACGTCACGGCGTAAAGCGCAAGCAACAGCGCAAACGCCGCCACGGGATCCATGCCGAAGGTGAACGGCAGCACGATCACCATGCCGACGATGCCGCTGAGGCCCGGAACCGCGCCGAGCCAGACCCCGAGCACCACGCCGAGCATGAGGAACCCGATGGCCGGCCACTGCAAGACGAGCAGCAGGCCATCGAAGAAGGTGGTGAGCATCTAGAGCGGTTCCGGGCTATAGGGAACCATTTGACCGGGATGATTTTGCGCCGTGGCATCGCTGCGTTTCTTGCGCGATGCGCCACATCGCGCTTCGCGCCG is a genomic window containing:
- a CDS encoding Crp/Fnr family transcriptional regulator, with amino-acid sequence MAIKSQATKPWAIKPQASFDPKSFLAHVGEGRSIGRYRKDQTVFSQGDPADAVFYIESGKVKISVVSEQGKEAVIASPGTDEFFGEGCLAGRPQRIATAATMTESVIVRLEKAAIVRVIHQQPAFSEMFIAHLLERTIRVEADLVDQLFNSSEKRLARILLLLANFGKEGRPEPILAKISQETLAEMIGTTRSRVSFFMNKFRKLGFIHYNGRIEVHSSLLNVVLHDQTNIST
- a CDS encoding DUF3309 family protein, which produces MSLGTILIILLVIFLLGGFSGRLGGYGYGYGHGGIGVIGVILIILVVLVLMGRL
- a CDS encoding cation:proton antiporter — encoded protein: MPLVLCARLFAVSVPVLTLSATHSFVRGTIPVLTWGGLRGGISIALALSIPEMAEKSVILAATYAVVLFTVIVQGLSLRALVERVVK
- a CDS encoding MmgE/PrpD family protein codes for the protein MQAHFDMDARRMSKFIDELTRAVANCDGGDGESRALIGRAIADTLAAAAAGFPEPVTRMALAAHGGGRVPTWSGETCDSAEAAVMIDAIAAHALDFDDVFLESAAHASAVILPVVLRLDGGHDPDDIVAAFGAGLIAARAVARRVGLGHYHKGWHGTGTIGAFAAAAAAGRLAGLDERRMRAAFALVASMSGGLKINFGTEAKPCQAGFAAAAGHRAARLAAAGIEGASDVFGPGGYAELYGAGDGKADLDESDFAPRPDRLSVKLYPCCYAAHRLIGVALSARDALGPVLADPDTAVRVTVPAASLEALRYDRPATGLQAKFSGPYALATALMKGPPTLANFADEVVAEGDLAAAMDRIEIVEDPSQPSGGDIEAGAVILDVFDSSGRLCGGFARRHIPGSPDDPPSRQALAAKIDGCLAVFARAYGGPPPAVKRAGAIPQARAWLDGD
- the leuC gene encoding 3-isopropylmalate dehydratase large subunit; protein product: MAGTLFDKIYDAHVVARRSDGRDLVYMDRNLAHDLHAPIALGRLSDAGRSVRRPDLTFAVLDHSLSARRGPGKDGDTVFTKATRERAQGFGVHVFDLGDREQGISHVVAPERGIALPGATYACPDSHACTVGGLGALAFACGTTDLEHVFATQVLALKRPKTMRINLSGTLSEGVSAKDVVLKMISELGVAVGRGYAIEYAGEIVQALAIEGRLTVCNMAIEMGARTGLIAPDETTFEWLSGRPFAPRGADWDAAYAAWRSLRSDEDATYDADLSVDCGGLEPQVSWGTDPSQVIPVSGRIPDPAQWDPARRPAMERALDYMQLKPGAPIEGVPVNRVYIGSCTNSRLPDLVEAATVLRGRKVAQDMKALVVPGSTAVKREAEAMGLDEVFKSAGFYWGESGCSMCAGGMLDYGDPGDRCASTTNRNFEGRQGKGVRTHLVSPAMAAAAAVAGKIVDVRRFTEGG
- the leuD gene encoding 3-isopropylmalate dehydratase small subunit, with protein sequence MKPFKSVSGVAAPLLEDDINTDQIAPAAGRNLTPDYAAMLFASRREGDTNGEDAAFVLNRPRYRSAQLLVTGSNFGCGSSRETAVWSMAAFGIRCIVARSFADTYRENCLKNGVLPVVLAKEDTADFDALVVDNDGRDAFIADLRAQTITAPGGRVFAFDIPADERTLLLQGLDDIGLTERHEKDIAAWEARTRRDQPWLQKLRQSASEKID
- a CDS encoding isocitrate lyase/phosphoenolpyruvate mutase family protein produces the protein MSTRKAWRDIINRPGLALLPGAYDALSARLVEAQGFEALVAGGYAALGSMLAAPDHGQSNMRDMADHYARICGAVSIPVFVDADTGFGGVHNITQAVRALEAAGAAAIFIGDQVFPNRCGYLPGKEIVTAETMLARLYAVLAARSDPDLFIGARTDAFAVEGFDAAIERCQMFMEAGADLAIPQGVDEFDAIKRVLAEVPGPHIANQSHAAGKPKVTLDQLEELGVTAVTFPSALLFAAAGGVVRALEALKRDRSFDRVAGELMSLEDYYETVGLEAMLERERRYDAQAADLVKGSKDAAE
- a CDS encoding tripartite tricarboxylate transporter permease; this translates as MLTTFFDGLLLVLQWPAIGFLMLGVVLGVWLGAVPGLSGIVGMVIVLPFTFGMDPVAAFALLLALYAVTSTGDTLSAVLLGVPGTAAAAATVIDGYPLARKGQAERAFGAAFAVSMAGGVIGGLILAVSLPVIRPVILQFASPEFFMLGLLGLTMVGALSGASILKGMCSAGFGLLLSMIGYAPASPVPRYWFDQVFLLEGLPLIAVVLGIFAIPEVMDLAIRSRSISDVPRDQSSGGGMMQGVRDAIQNRWLVIRCSAIGIYIGMLPGLGAAIVDWVAYGHTVQSSKDKSQFGQGDIRGVIGPEAANNAVRGGALIPTVAFGIPGSASTAVLLGALLIQGLRPGQQMLVEKLAITYSMVWTIIIANIVAAVLLMAASRQIARLAFVPGHFIVPIVIVLVLMGAWIELTHIGSWIILLAAGFVGIWMKSAGWPRPPLLLGFILGPIMESGYRLSSRAFGEFGWMSRPFVIVFAIVIVFTIMWKLRAQYRSGNEGGDAPMQGEGFAGDPIFSLPLALMLLAVFVAAAIAALEWRPSARQFPLTISIPTIAMLATLVIGEFRQAATAAGDAGAWRAAFSASSEAVLLPKVALFFAMLVAVLAVSLLVGQPAALTIYTVAYILLWARLGGIVALIYGAITLAFLIAFYGKLMGVSWLLPAVGLFKFLG